From a single Meles meles chromosome 21, mMelMel3.1 paternal haplotype, whole genome shotgun sequence genomic region:
- the GRIFIN gene encoding grifin, protein MRVWVPGAQRKLLGVGSRSAFLPRTLFEAFCAGGLAPGWSLLVQGQSDSGEDKFEINFLSEAGEIAFHVKPRFSSATVVGNTFQGGRWGQEEVSSIFPLVLGEPFEMEVSSDAEHFHVHAQEHKVLQFAHRHRPLAAITRVQVLSDHRLAQVELARRDLSWWDGGH, encoded by the exons ATGAGGGTTTGGGTCCCTGGAGCCCAGAGGAAGCTGCTCGGGGTGGGAAGCAGAAGTGCTTTCCTTCCTAGGACCCTA TTTGAAGCCTTCTGTGCAGGGGGCCTGGCCCCTGGCTGGAGCCTGCTGGTCCAGGGACAATCTGACTCTGGAGAGGACAA GTTTGAGATCAACTTCCTGTCCGAGGCAGGGGAGATTGCCTTCCACGTCAAGCCCCGGTTCTCCAGCGCCACCGTGGTGGGCAACACGTTCCAGGGGGGCCGCTGGGGCCAGGAGGAGGTGTCCAGCATCTTCCCGCTGGTGCTGGGGGAGCCCTTTGAG ATGGAGGTCAGCTCAGACGCGGAGCACTTCCACGTCCACGCCCAGGAGCACAAGGTGCTACAGTTTGCACACCGCCACAGGCCGCTGGCGGCCATCACCCGGGTGCAGGTGCTCAGTGACCACCGCCTGGCCCAGGTGGAGCTGGCCAGGAGGGACCTGAGCTGGTG GGACGGGGGCCACTGA